Proteins encoded by one window of Nasonia vitripennis strain AsymCx chromosome 3 unlocalized genomic scaffold, Nvit_psr_1.1 chr3_random0011, whole genome shotgun sequence:
- the LOC107981635 gene encoding uncharacterized protein LOC107981635: protein MASFFTTNEEMLQFEDRDATTSMIGYVDFITAPTPSGKENTPLLKFTLTNGSKRIDILIWDDDNDLINKYQKDICINRIININGGHCRATKSTKFHQDNNLVPFEILVKENTTIHFLGYHTLKSSATEQVQKVSFDTIHNIEGLVEISGYIRTPFSLIYNRTGLMSYGLSAITDGQKKLTVQVKQFLQSKLELGDSVTVTGTVKGQDSLVNFL, encoded by the exons ATGGCGTCCTTTTTTACAACAAATGAGGAAATGTTGCAGTTTGAAGATCGAGATGCGACCAC aagcATGATAGGTTATGTCGATTTCATTACGGCACCTACTCCATCTGGCAAAGAAAATACTCCTTTGTTAAAATTCACTTTAACAAATGGTAGTAAAAGAATTGACATTCTCATATGGGACGATGACAATGACCTTATCAACAAATATCAGAAGGACATATGTATTAATAGG attatCAATATTAATGGTGGTCACTGTCGTGCAACAAAGTCAACAAAGTTCCATCAAGACAACAACCTCGTACCGTTTGAAATATTAGTCAAGGAAAATACCACAATCCATTTCTTGGGGTATCATACATTGAAGAGTTCAGCGACAGAACAAGTGCAAAAAGTCTCTTTTGATACTATCCACAACATAGAAGGACTAGTTG aaatttcAGGTTATATTAGAACCCCATTTTCCTTAATTTATAATCGAACTGGCCTCATGAGTTATGGCTTAAGTGCTATAACAGATGGGCAGAAGAAGCTTACGGTTCAAGTAAAGCAGTTTTTGCAGTCCAAACTTGAGTTAGGTGATTCTGTTACAGTAACAGGGACAGTAAAGGGGCAAG ATTCCCTCGTCAATTTTCTGTGA